One part of the Bacteroidia bacterium genome encodes these proteins:
- a CDS encoding MerR family transcriptional regulator produces the protein MRIGEVSKLTGFSADTLRWYEKIGLIERKQRALGESNYRIYDQAMIERLFAIRQLKSFGFTLKEIEELFLLDEQEGLQCTSLSELMNRKMKALEEKIKELQKMEAKLKHVADSCQGNCKEMLEI, from the coding sequence ATGCGAATAGGAGAAGTCTCGAAACTGACCGGTTTTTCAGCCGATACCCTGAGGTGGTATGAAAAGATAGGATTGATTGAGAGAAAGCAGAGGGCTTTAGGAGAAAGCAATTATCGTATTTATGATCAGGCTATGATCGAGCGACTTTTTGCAATCCGTCAGCTCAAAAGCTTTGGGTTTACGCTGAAGGAAATCGAGGAGCTTTTCTTATTGGACGAACAAGAAGGCCTTCAATGTACTTCTTTGTCTGAGCTTATGAACAGAAAAATGAAAGCCCTTGAAGAAAAGATCAAAGAATTGCAGAAGATGGAAGCAAAGCTGAAACATGTGGCGGACTCTTGTCAGGGAAACTGCAAGGAAATGCTGGAAATATAA
- a CDS encoding HD domain-containing protein, translating into MIQEIYQKALKFAGEKHANQQVPGSSANYLLHISNVAMEVLQSHAATPDFDLELAVQTAILHDTIEDTAATFDEVAENFGGKVAKAVSALSKNKNLSTKQEQMEDSLKRINACDKEAGIVKLADRITNLQGPPYHWTKEKAASYREEAILILARLKGKNEYLESRLAAKIEAYKQYL; encoded by the coding sequence ATGATACAGGAGATCTATCAGAAAGCCCTGAAATTTGCCGGGGAAAAACATGCAAATCAACAAGTGCCCGGTTCTTCCGCCAATTACCTTTTGCATATATCCAATGTGGCCATGGAAGTGCTTCAGTCCCATGCTGCAACACCGGATTTTGATTTGGAACTGGCTGTACAGACAGCCATTCTCCATGATACCATAGAGGACACAGCAGCAACCTTTGATGAGGTAGCGGAAAATTTTGGGGGAAAGGTCGCGAAAGCTGTTTCGGCTTTAAGCAAAAACAAAAACCTTTCTACGAAGCAAGAACAAATGGAAGATAGCCTGAAGCGTATAAATGCTTGTGATAAAGAGGCAGGGATTGTAAAACTGGCTGATCGAATCACCAATCTGCAAGGACCTCCTTATCACTGGACCAAAGAAAAGGCTGCTAGCTACCGAGAGGAGGCAATACTAATCCTGGCCAGGCTTAAGGGGAAGAATGAGTACCTGGAAAGTCGACTTGCCGCTAAAATTGAAGCTTATAAGCAGTATTTGTAA
- a CDS encoding RraA family protein, protein MALIFFNSTAFLFGQKVSYSPEEIRTLSPEWKGERLADGRPKVSDELLERLKLVTHEEAWAVMKNANYKFQYTEDWLVINPEGVLVGRALTAVFMPGRPDVHRVIDSIGHAEGRIKSQNSWPVDQLQAGDVYVGDQFGLHVNGPTIGDNLGNAIFANSGKGIVYNGAIRDIEGLREIEGFTAFVRSYHPSHHLNNPDGQLNTTLVGINIPTRIGDVMVMPGDIVLGKEGGVSFIPPHLVEKVVKTSEIVRLRDMFGHQRLKEKTYTAGQIDNRWTAEIEKDFSKWLNEHIDELPVPKAQIQELLKERTW, encoded by the coding sequence ATGGCCCTGATTTTCTTCAATAGTACCGCCTTTCTTTTTGGCCAGAAAGTCAGTTATTCTCCGGAAGAAATAAGGACATTAAGTCCGGAATGGAAAGGAGAACGATTAGCAGATGGTAGGCCTAAAGTTTCCGATGAGCTTCTGGAACGGCTAAAACTTGTCACCCATGAAGAAGCATGGGCGGTGATGAAAAATGCCAATTATAAATTTCAGTACACCGAGGATTGGCTCGTGATCAATCCAGAAGGCGTTTTGGTAGGGAGGGCGCTGACCGCAGTATTTATGCCAGGCCGTCCTGACGTACACAGAGTCATTGACAGCATCGGGCATGCCGAAGGGAGAATTAAATCTCAGAATTCATGGCCGGTAGATCAATTGCAAGCGGGTGATGTTTATGTGGGCGATCAGTTTGGGCTTCATGTCAATGGTCCTACTATCGGAGATAATCTCGGGAATGCCATTTTCGCCAACTCAGGCAAGGGGATTGTTTACAATGGAGCGATCCGGGATATAGAAGGTCTGCGAGAAATCGAGGGGTTCACAGCCTTTGTCAGGAGTTACCATCCCTCACATCATTTGAATAATCCTGATGGACAACTCAATACTACACTGGTAGGGATCAATATTCCCACCCGGATTGGAGATGTAATGGTTATGCCGGGCGACATTGTTTTGGGAAAGGAAGGAGGTGTGAGTTTTATTCCCCCTCATTTAGTTGAGAAGGTGGTTAAAACCTCAGAGATTGTAAGACTTCGAGACATGTTTGGGCACCAACGCTTAAAAGAAAAAACCTATACGGCAGGTCAAATCGATAATCGATGGACTGCAGAGATCGAAAAGGATTTTTCAAAATGGCTTAACGAACACATTGATGAACTCCCTGTTCCAAAAGCTCAGATCCAAGAATTACTTAAAGAAAGAACCTGGTAA
- a CDS encoding mandelate racemase/muconate lactonizing enzyme family protein: protein MKTNHSRREFLKKSSMLTAGLSLGGFEVLADALAKTSLYSRPSDLEITDIKCGFIRGGHGLFVKIYSNQDIWGCGEGVDATPGTYHLVKTFADRLKGKSPLNVHRLFEDIRRRGFFEGAQSGMYVAVLSAIEAALWDLAGKALELPVYQLLGGKFRDKVRLYMDTALYQSRLPGPEQFAEAAKEAKEMGFTAIKFDLDQANDPNKYDRYNWTASNAELERMYDQIAAAREAVGPDIDICADMHGRYDAISGHQVAKMMEPLKLMWLEEPIPAENVDAYKAIKASTSTPICAGENHYLAQGFRPLLEKGAVDIIMPDLQKAGGLGEGQRIANLANLYYVPFAPHMVASYLGAMASAHVCASVPNFMILEWQIYFHKNPMFKEIVDFEGEMVIDGFLPLSEKPGIGVEINEEAMRKYATKGMPFFE from the coding sequence ATGAAAACGAATCATTCTCGCCGCGAATTTTTAAAGAAATCCAGTATGCTAACTGCCGGGCTCAGCCTGGGAGGATTTGAGGTTCTGGCTGATGCACTGGCAAAGACTTCCCTTTACTCAAGGCCCAGTGATCTAGAGATAACTGACATCAAATGTGGGTTTATTCGAGGAGGTCATGGATTATTTGTCAAAATTTATAGTAATCAGGATATCTGGGGATGCGGAGAGGGAGTAGATGCAACTCCAGGCACCTATCATCTGGTAAAAACATTTGCAGATCGCTTAAAAGGAAAAAGCCCCCTAAATGTTCATCGTCTTTTCGAGGATATTCGTAGGAGAGGCTTTTTCGAAGGAGCTCAATCCGGTATGTATGTAGCTGTTTTATCTGCCATTGAGGCTGCTCTCTGGGACCTCGCAGGTAAAGCCCTGGAATTACCCGTCTATCAGTTGCTAGGAGGGAAATTCAGAGACAAAGTGCGTCTATATATGGATACGGCTTTGTACCAAAGTCGATTACCCGGACCGGAACAGTTTGCCGAGGCTGCCAAAGAAGCAAAGGAAATGGGATTCACAGCCATCAAGTTCGACCTTGATCAGGCCAATGATCCCAATAAATACGACCGCTATAACTGGACAGCGAGTAATGCCGAATTGGAAAGGATGTACGATCAAATTGCAGCGGCAAGAGAAGCTGTGGGACCGGATATCGATATATGTGCGGATATGCATGGTAGATATGATGCCATCAGTGGGCATCAGGTGGCAAAAATGATGGAACCTCTCAAACTTATGTGGTTGGAGGAACCTATCCCCGCAGAAAATGTTGATGCATATAAAGCCATCAAAGCATCCACCTCTACTCCCATTTGTGCCGGAGAAAATCATTATCTGGCTCAGGGATTTCGTCCCCTGCTGGAGAAAGGAGCCGTAGATATCATTATGCCTGATCTACAAAAGGCAGGTGGTCTGGGAGAAGGACAAAGAATCGCCAACCTGGCAAATCTTTATTATGTGCCTTTTGCCCCACATATGGTCGCTTCCTATTTGGGCGCCATGGCCTCCGCCCATGTTTGTGCCTCAGTCCCTAATTTCATGATCCTCGAATGGCAAATTTACTTTCACAAAAATCCCATGTTTAAAGAGATTGTAGATTTTGAAGGGGAAATGGTTATTGATGGTTTTCTTCCCCTCTCTGAGAAGCCGGGAATAGGCGTAGAGATCAATGAAGAAGCTATGAGGAAATATGCGACGAAAGGCATGCCTTTTTTCGAATAG